Part of the Verrucomicrobiia bacterium genome, GCCGCAGAAGGCAAGCACGCTGGAAGTCGGAACGCGCGGCGACGAAGGCAGGATTTCCTGGGACCTCGCCTGGTATTACTCGTGGGTCGACAACGAATTGCTCAGCTTGAACGATGCCGCGGGAAATCCCCTGGGGACCGTGAACGCTTACAGAACCCATCACCAAGGCGTGGAGCTGGGGACCTCGCTCGATTTGTTTCGCGGTATTTTAGCGAAGGGCGGGGAAAAGACCGCCGCGCCCGAAGGCTTCAGGCCCGAAGATTTGCTCGGCCTGCGCGAGCCTTGGGAAGGGGAGGATCGCGTGGTTTTGCACGGCATCTACAGTTGGAGCCGCTTCAACTTTTCAAACGATCCCGCCTTCAGCAACAATTCCTTGCCCGGCATTCCCGCGCATTTTTTCCGCGCCGAGCTCGTTTACGAGCATCCCTGCGGGATCTATTTCGGGCCCAACCTCGAATGGACACCGGTCGATTATGCCGTGGACATGAACCATACCTTGTTCACGGATCCTTATGCGCTGCTCGGCCTGAAGGGGGGCTATAAAACGAGAAAAGGTTTTTCATTCTTCGTCGAAGCCAAAAATCTGACGAATGAAATCTATGCCGCCACGACCGGAATCATCAGCAATGCCAGCGGCGCCGATTCCGGCCAGTTTTTTCCGGGCGACGGACGCTCCGTGTATGCCGGCATGGAATTCCGATGGGGGTAAGAATCCCGTTGACCCTGAAAAAACGGCTGGCATAATAACTCCCTAACGTCTTTTTAACCTTGCCGGAGGATTTATGCTCAGCAAAACTATTCAAGCCGCATTGAACGAACAGATCGCCCAGGAAAATTACGGTTCGAATTATTATCTCGCCATGGCCGCATGGTGCGACAAGAGCGCGCTGAAGGGCTCCGCGAAATTCATGTACAGCCACGCGGAGCAGGAGCGCGGCCACATGATGAAGCTTTTCCGCTACATCATCGACACCGGCGGCAGCGCCCTTGTCGGCGCCGTGAAAGCGCCTCCGGCGGAATACAAAAACATCCAGGAAATGTTCGAGCTCACGCTCAAGCACGAGAAGCAGATGACCAAGGCCATCAATTCGCTCGTGGATCTCTGCCTCCAGGAAAAAGATTACTCCACGTTTAATTTCCTCCAGTGGTACGTCGCCGAACAGCACGAAGAAGAAAACCAGTTCAACCGCATCCTGGATCTTTTGAAGATCACGGGCGTGGATGGAAAAGGCGTCTTCTTCGCGGATAAGGAAATCGGGTCGTACTCGGTTTCAGCGAAGTAATTTTAAGCTAAGCCCCAGCCCAAGAAATCCCGCCTCCCGGCGGGCAAACGGTCCTTCCTGTTTTAGAGGGGATTCCCCCTCTCTAGCTGATCTCTAACCCTTAATAATTTAATAGGTTGCATCACTTTTATTAAGTCCAAGAGGATTGCGGGATATCGAAACTTATGTTAAACTTTATAAAACTTTTAAAATAACTTTCGCCGTCAACCTTCTAAGGAAAACAAAGAGCTTATTGCCCCATGAGAATGAGCGAAGCCGTGAAAAAAGGGACGGGTCTTTTAACCGCCCTCATTTTCTGCCTGACGGGACTCCTGCCTTCGCCCCCAATTGCCGCGGCGGCGGAAAATGGAAACGAGACGGAAGTTTCCCGGCCTTTCACACGCGAAATTCTCAACTCCACGTCGCTTCCCGCGGAACTCGGAAGCATCGAAGAATCCTACAAGGGAACGTCGCCTTTCCTCGTTTTTGTCGTGCGCGACGCCCATGCTAATTATCATGCCCAGGCGTCGATCGAAAACCTCATCGGATTTCTCGTTCAAAAATACGGTTTGAAAGACGTGGCGCTCGAAGGCGGCGCCGGCGAAATGGATCCCACGCTGTTCCGCTATTTTCCGGACGAAGCCGTGAAAAGGGAGATCTTCGACGCCTACCTCAAAAAAGGGGAACTTTCCGGTGCCGTGAGCGCGGCGGTTTTTTCGCAGCCGCAGCTGCGCTTCCACGGGCTCGAAGATACGGAATTGTACCGCGGGGAAATCCGCGCCTTCCTGAAAGCCGCGGCGCGCAAACCCGAGGCGCTTCAGGAAATCGAAAAGCGGCGGGCGGAATTGCAGGCCAGGAAAAAAGAGCATTATGCTCCGGCCCTGCTCGAACTGGATGCCCGGCTCGTAGCGCTCGACAAAGACCCTTCGAAGCTGGCCGAAACGTTTCTCTACCTTTGCGGGCTGCGCGATCCGAAAGACTATCCGGCGCTGCAGGTGCTTTTCAACGAACTCGAGCACAGCCGCGAATCGGACCAGGGGGCCGCGGCCCGCGCCCTTCAAACGCTCGCGGCCGATCTCTCGCGCCGCCTCCAGACCTCGAAGCAGATCAAGGAATTTTCCGAGCAGAAGCAGGAGTACGACACGGGCTCGGCCTCGCCCATGCAATTCGCCGCGTTCCTTACGGAGTTTGCCCGCGAAAACGGATGGGCCGTGGAAGTCCCGCCCGAAGTCGAAACCATCGCCCGCAATCATCTGCTCTTCCGCAAAATGAAAGGCATGCTGTTCTCCGACGAATTGGAATCTTTCGTGCGCGCGATTCAGGAATCGCTTCTGGACTCGCCGGCTGGGCGGGAGATTTTCGCGGCGGACCGCGCGCTTGTGCTCGCGCGCAAGCTGGCCTCCCTGGAAATTACGCCCTCGGATTGGGAAGAAATCAAAAGCGCCGGAACCGTCCTGCCGCTTCCCGACGCCGTCCATTTTTATGAAATTTCCGAGAAACGCGACAGTGTTTTCTTCAACAACCTGATCGGCCTTCTGGAAAACCGAGGCGAGCCGGAAAGTAAGCCGGTGATGTTCGTCGCGGGAGGCTTCCACACGCCGCCGATGCTCAAGAAACTGCAGGAAAAGCACATCTCCTACACCGTGATATCGCCCGCCATCGAAGAAGTGGAAGAAGGCGCCGACGAGCATTACCTCGCGCTCATGAAAGGCGACGTTTCGTGGAAGAACCACTTCAAGCACACGGCCGGGGGAATCGACCTGTACGAATCCTTCAGCGAAGACGCGGTCGAAAAACTGCTGGAAGCCTCCGCCGCGTCCGGTCCCGCGCTCAAGGCCTGGCGTGACGAGCTCATCCGCGGACTGGCAGGCGAAAACCGCCTTTCCAGCGCCGGCGACTATACCCGTTTCATGGACGCGGCGCGGCGCCGCGAGCTGGGGCAGGGGGACCAGGCTTTTCTGCGTTCCCAGTGGAAAGAAAAAATCGAAAATTTCGCGCGCGGGCTTTCGGAACTCGTCTCGAAGGGGCAGTTGACGGATGCGAACCTTGCGCGGCTTTTTTCTCCCGCAGCGGCGTCGCCGATCGCGGACAAGCCGCTTTTCCCGAGCTGGGTCATTCCCAACGATTTGATGGACCTCATGCTCGGCCGGGAAGTCGAGACCGCCGCTCCGAAATCCGAATTGCGCAGCGACCAGGAGGGCGGCCAGCCGGAAGTCGTAACGCCCGAAACCGTTGTCCCGCCCGCGACCGAAGCTGCCGCGCCTCCGGCGGCTATCCCGCTGCCGGCCGATGCAGTATCGCTTGTCCTGCACCAGCTTCTCAACGCATGGAACTTCAGCCGCCGGCCCGAGAAAAATCAGGACTTCCAAAAGATGGAGGCCCGCGTCGCGGAGCTCTCGCAGCACGAACAGGACCCGGAAAAAAAGGCCGAACGTGACCGCCTGCGCCACCAGCTCGAAGTTTTTTACCGGCCGCTTCTCGCCGACAACGTCAACCTGCCGGTGCTGCTCGGCCACATTTTTGCGGATGTCCGTACCGCCGACCGGCTCTCTCTCGCTCTGACGCCTTTTGCCCATCTGGAAAAACCCCAGATGCAGGCGCTCGCGCTCCCTCCGGGCGCGGGGACGTGGGAAAATTTTCCGCTGGCGAAGACCGACCGCGATGCGCTCGACCGGATTTTGCAAAGACTCCAGGCTTTTTACGCCTCCGTGCCTTTCGCGGACGGTTTTATTGCCCCTCCTCAGGCGAAGGCCGGTGCGGAGCTTGCCCCGCCGGAGTACGCGGAGTTTGAAATCCTCCAAAACAACAGGACGGGCATCCGTCCCGGGGATTTAAAACTCACCGGCGGTTTGCAGATGCAGCTCGAAGAAATTTGGATGAACCTTTTTGCGAGGCGGCTGATCACGCCTCCCGAACTTGCGCTTCTCAGTTACATTGAGGTGCGGGCGGGAGCGCCTGCCGCGGCCGCCTATGACGCAGGCACATGGCCGGAGGCCGCCAAAGCCGACGCGCCGCTGGCTCCGAAAGACCGGCCGCGCCTCGTCCTGAACCGTGAGATGATGGAACTGGCTTCGACAGACCCCGGCCTGCGCCGGATCCTGACCCGCGAGATCGAGGCCGTGCTGGAACAAGTCCGGATACGCGGGCTGCTGGCCCATGAGAGCGTGGGGCTGCCTGTCCTTTTCGATGATTTGACCAACGACTATCAGGCCCGCGGCGCGGCCATGTTAAAGCTGGTTTCGCTGCGCCACCGGCTCCGCCAATTCCTCGAAAGCGATGACCGCTCCATGGAAATCTCCTGGGCCAAAGCGCAGGGCGACGCCAATGCATCCTGGGCCCGCATCCTTGAAATCGGGGACAAGAGGATCCAATCCGGGGAGACTGTGGAAGTTGTTTTGGACGCGCTGACCACCGCTGCGGAAGCCGGAGACGGCAGTCTGACGGCGTTCCTCATGCAGCGATCGCCGGGAGTCCTGGCAACGGGCTTCGCGGCGCTCGGCGACCGGAAAGAACTTCTCTGGCGGCTCAAGCATCTTGAAACCGAAGCCCTGAATTCCCATCTCGACCAGCAGGCGGCCCAATTCCGCCGTTACGGTACTTACGGAGCTCCGAACGGAGAATTCTGGCCCCTCGCGTCGCGCGCGCTGCACCGGCGCCTGATCACGGACCTTACCGCGCGCGTGACCGAACAGCGCAAGAAGACGGTCCGCGAAGAACTCTACGGCAAGAAAAAAGAAATCGCGCCGCCGGAAGAAGCGGAGCTGGAGCTCAAACGCCAGCTGGATTTCGAACTCGCCCCGCACCAGCTGCTCAAGCAGGATTTGAGGTCTGAGTCCGTCTATCCCGACTCGACCTTCCGGCTGAACGGGCTCGTCACTTATTACGAACGCCTTTTGGAGGAGAGGGCCGCATCGCCGGCTCCCGCGGCCGCGCCCCTGCCCACGACTCCCGCTCCAGCGGCCGCTGCCGCGGAAGAAGACGACAGCACGCTGATCAATTTTATCCTCAAAGAAGCGGGCTTCCCGGAAGTCGACCGCATGAGGATCTGGCCGAAAAAATCGCCGGAGACCAAGAAGGTGGAAAAGCTGGTCCAACTGCTGGATTTCCTGACGCGCAGCGAATGGATGGGATCCAACATGGTTTTCAGGAGATTCGAAGACGCGAAGAGCGTCTACGACCTTTTGGGAGACGAGAAAAATTATTTCCGTTCGGAATGGATCCGC contains:
- a CDS encoding ferritin produces the protein MLSKTIQAALNEQIAQENYGSNYYLAMAAWCDKSALKGSAKFMYSHAEQERGHMMKLFRYIIDTGGSALVGAVKAPPAEYKNIQEMFELTLKHEKQMTKAINSLVDLCLQEKDYSTFNFLQWYVAEQHEEENQFNRILDLLKITGVDGKGVFFADKEIGSYSVSAK